Part of the Sporomusa termitida genome, CCGGTTTCCAGCTCTTCAGAAAAAAAGTCAGGGCCAGTATGCAAGCCAGAGAAGAAAGGATATCGGGCAGTTCCGGTCCCAGGTAGTTTGAAGAGAAGAATTGGAGGACGGCAAAGGAAACGCCGGCTATCAAACAGGCAGGCAGTACCTCCATCGTTGCCTTCCAACCGGCCATTAGCATAATCAGCCAAAAAGGGATAAAAACCGAGATAAAGGGGAGCTGCCGTCCTACCATCTGGCTGATTTTCATCGTATCAAGGCCTGTAACCTGGCCGGCGACAATAATGGGAATACCAATACCGCCAAAGGCTACCGGGGCGGTGTTGGCAATAAGGCACAAGCCGGCTGCATATAAGGGGTTAAAGCCAAGACCAACAAGCATACCTGCCGATATAGCCACCGGGGTGCCAAAGCCTGCCGCTCCCTCCAGAAAAGCCCCGAAAGCAAAGGCGATCAGCAGGGCCTGCAGGCGCCGGTCATCGGTTATAGTGGCAATGGAATTTTTAATAATCTCAAATTTACCGGTTTCGACCGTCATATTATAGATAAATATCGCGGTTATTACTATCCAGAAGATGGGGAAAATGCCGTAGGCAATACCCATAAGCGCTGCCATCAGGGTGGTGGTGAAAGGCATTTTATAGACCAATACTGCTACCAGGAAGGCAGCTGCCAACGCTGAAATCCCGGCAACCTGTCCAGGCGCCCGGCGGATAGCCAATAAGTAAAAAATCACGATGATTGGAATGGAGGCAGCCAAGGCAGACAGTGCCAGATTGCCTAACGGTACATATTCCTGAGTCCACATTGTATTATTGTCCCTCCTGCTGTTAAACAACTAAAAATTCTATTTTATTATTTACAAGAGCGATTTGAAAAAAACAGGATAATGCTGGATGATCTGCACAGACTATAAATGACCGCTTGTCAGATATTATTAGATTTGTGGAGGCCACTGGGGATGAAAGCATCGATATTTATTACCTGCATCTGCGACAGTATGTACCCACAGGTTGGTGACTCCATGGTCAGGGTGCTTGAGAAGCTGGGCGTGACCCTGGATTTTCCGCCGGAGCAGACCTGTTGCGGCCAGCCGGCATTGAGCAGCGGTTATTGGGAAGATGCCAAACCGGTGGCCGAGACCATGCTCACAGCCTTTAAAAACAGCGAGTATGTTGTTGCCCCGGCAGGCTCATGCATCACGGCCATTAAGGAGTATTATCCGGCCTTATTTGAGCAGAACCCTGATCAGTACCGGCAAGCCAAAGAACTTATCGGCAAAATCTATGAATTTAGTGAATTTGTTGTAAAGATATTAAAGAAAGAAGATGTTGGCGCCAGCTTCCCGCATCGCGTTACCTACCATTCAAGCTGCCATGCGCGCCGGTTTCTGAATACTGACGAATATATCCTTGCTTTACTTAAAAATGTACGGGAGATAGACTATGTGCCGTTGCCGCATGAGGAGGCCTGCTGCGGTTTTGGCGGTACTTTTGCTGTTAAATTACCGGAAATATCCGAGGCTATGGTGGATGAGAAGGTGAGAAATATCTTTGAAACCAAGGCTGATGTGCTTATTGGCACCGATTTAAGCTGTTTAATGAACATTACCGGCCGTCTGAGAAAGCAAAAGTCCAATATACGGGTAATGCATATGGCTGAGTTATTGGATGAGGGGATGAGAACGTGAGTGAGAGACCGGCTCTCCAACTGCGGGACCGGGCAGTTAAAGCCTTAAAAGATGACCAGATGCGTCAGGCTGTCCGCAATGCAGTGGACCGCTTAAGCGGCAACAAGGAGAAAGCAGCCCGCGAGCTTCCCCACTGGGAGCAGTGGCGGGAACAGACGAGGCTTATTCGCCAGCATACGATTGACAACCTTGATTACTATCTGAAAATGTTAACAGATAATGTGCGTAAGGCCGGCGGCCAGGTTCACTTTGCACTGACGGCGGAAGCTGCGAGGGGGATCATCACCGGCTTATGCCAGCAGTATGAAGCCAAGCTGGTTGTTAAATCCAAGTCCATGGTGACCGAGGAAATACACCTCAATCCTGCCCTGGAAAAGGCCGGGATGGAGGTTGTTGAAAGCGATCTGGCCGAATATATTCTGCAACTGGCCGGTGAGACGCCCTCACACATCATTGTGCCGGCGATTCATAAGAACCGGTACCAGATTGCCGACCTGTTTTCGCAGGTGGCCGGCGAAAAGGTGGAATCAGATACGCCGGCCCTCACCCGCTTTGCCCGTCAAACCCTGCGGGAGAAATTTATGGAGGCCGACATTGGCATTACCGGCTGTAATTTTGCGGTTGCAGAGACAGGCTCGGTTACGCTGGTTACCAATGAAGGCAATGCCCGGTTATCAACGGCCTTACCCCGGGTTGTTATCAGTGTTATGGGCATGGAACGGCTTGTGCCGGCATTTGAGGACCTGGAAACCGTATTATCTATGCTGCCGCGCAGTGCCACCGGCCAAAAACTCACCAGTTATATCTCGGTTATCAACGGTCCCCGCCAGGCAGCCGACATTGATGGCTGTGAGAAATTCCATCTGGTTATTGTCGATAATGGCCGTTCCCGCATTCTGGCTGATGAAGAATACCGTCAGTCCCTGAACTGTATCCGGTGTGGGGCCTGCTTTAACGTATGTCCGGTGTACCGGCAGATCGGCGGCCATGCCTACGGGTCGGTATATGGCGGGCCGATAGGATCGGTCATCACCCCCCTGCTTGAAAATGATTTCGCGTTCTGGGGTGAATTACCTTATGCGTCGACGTTATGTGCCGCTTGCACCAGTACCTGCCCGGCGAAGATCCCGCTGCAGGAGTTGCTGCTTAAGCTGCGGGCCCACCGGGTCAGCGCCGGGTATACCAACACCTTTGAGAAAATTGCCTTTGGCCTGTGGAAACGGTTTTTCAAGCTGCCCGGCACCTATAAATTTGCGATGAAGGCTGCCTCACTGGGGCAAAAGCCGTTAGTTAAAAATGGGTATATTACAGCCCGGATACCGCTATTAGCTAACTGGACTAACTCGCGCTATCTTCCGGCTGCGGCGGATGAGACTTTCCGTGACAGATGGAAAAAGCGCAAAAAGCAGGTGAGCCCATGACAGTAATCCATGGAGACCTTTCCCGGGAAACGCAATTCCTGCAAACAGTGGCTAAAGCCTTGGGCCGGGATAAGGCCCTTTCTGTGGCGCCTACCCGTCAGGAAGCAGGACCGCCGGCCTTTTGGCGGGAACAGCAATTTGAGAATACGCAGCCGTTGGCACTCTTTAAGACTAATCTTGAGGCCCTCACCGGCAAAGTAGTAATCGTTCGTGACGGCAGCGAAGCAACTAATCAGATAAAGCTCTGGCTGAAGGTTCTAAATGCAAAATCAGCCATCCTCTGGGATCACCCCACCCTGCGTAAGTATATAGAACCGGCCCAGTTGGGGGTTAAGGCCGTCTTTTGGAATAATGAAAGATCCCGCGAGGAATTGATCGAAATTGCCGAGCAGTCGGATGTGGGCATTACCTGGGTGGATTATGCAATCGGCTATACGGGAACCGTGGCTCTGTTTAACGGAGCTGCTACCGGACGTTCTGTGAGCCTGCTGCCGCCCACCCATATTGCCGTGATGAGGCAAGCAGATATTGTACCCACTATGTCCACCGTGATGAGAGAGCTGCTGGCGCGGTGCGGCCAGGGGAATTTGCCTTCGGCTATTGATTTCATAACCGGTCCCAGCCGGACTTCAGACATTGAGATGGATTTATCGATCGGGGTCCACGGCCCGGTCCGCATCTGGGCAGTTGTCATTGAAGACTAATATACAAATAATCCCCAGCCTCTGAGCCAAGGCTGGGGATTTGTCTATTATTATTAATAGCGGTCCTATATCCTATGTGTTCTTAAAGCTAGCTGTGTTTTCTGTGCCTAAGTTTATACCGCAGCCAGTGCTCACAATCCGTCCAGATGGCAACAGCCACGAATCCGCCGATAAAGAGCTTCTCCCAGCTAAGTCCGCTGTAAAACTGGTCAATAAGTAAAAACACTATGCCTACGGTACATACCAGACTACAAGCCCGCATGACTGTTCCCTCCCCGTGTTGCTGTTTGCATTATACCGTACAGGCCGGCGGGAAGGAAATCGTGGTTGTCTATGGTAATGATAAAAATCTTTTATGGTTTAGTGTTAAGATAGCAGTACAGATCACTCCGGATAGTGGCATGTTCTGCGAACAGCAACAGCAGTGACCGCAGGGCTGATGTCAATACCTTGTTTTTATGAAAGGCGACAGAAATAATGAAAGTGAGTTGTGGTTTACCGGTTAATTCCACAAGGGTACCGTCCTCTAAATATGCTTCCACTAATACATGCGGCAGTATGCTTGCGCCTAATCCATCCAGCACCGCTCTTTTAATAGCCTCGGCATCGCTGTATTCAATAAGAGAATGAACATCCTGCTCCTGCACGACCTCTTCATATTTACTTCGATATACACAGCCGGGGCGAAAATTAATGAAAGGGTAATGACTAATGTCGTGACAATGGTGATGAGTGACAAATAAATCCCGCTTAGCCACCCAGACTAATTTTTCTTTAGACAGGTTGAACTGTAAGATTTGGTTATGGCTAATGTTATCATGGACGATAGCTAGATCAAAAGTGTTATCCAGGAGCCCTTTTACTGTCATGGGGAGATTGGTGCAAATATCGACAAGGATTGAGCCGGCGGGGCAGCGCTCCTGAAAGTCCAGCAATATTGGGGACAGGATATAGCTGGCCGCCGTGGTCGATGCCCCTAAGTTTATCGGGTTGGCAGCGGCGGAAAAGCGCTGCATGCCGGTATTCATATCATTATATGCGGTTAACAGCCGGCCGGCATGGATGATCAGTTCCCGGCCGGCGGCAGTAATATAAAGCTTTTTGCCAATACGCTCAAACAGGGCAGCGCCAAAATGTTCTTCCAGTGTTTGAATTTGGGCCGTGACTGTCGGCTGGGTAAAATTCAGCTGCTCCGCAGCCTGCGTGATGTTATTCAGCTTTGCCACCAGCAGAAAGGTGCGAAATAATTGAATATCCATTAGTTAATTCCTCCAGGCCGTATACATTATTATTAGCATATAGTAAATGCTTTTACAATACTTATCCCGGAACTATTGTCAGGATTTGCGGCAGGATGTTTTCAGGATATTCATTATGTTCACAGATAAGTACAAATAGAGAAAAGAAGCTCGTTGTCGGAGCTTCCTTTCTATCCTTATTTGGGGTTGGAAAAATTTTCATTTACCATTGGCAAGAGAATTGCAACTGCGAAGAATATAAGCATTTCCATCGCCAGTCCTCCTTTTCCATCCGGTATGCAAGCTGTGCTGGGAAGGAGTGCCGCAGGCTATTCAGAGAGCAGTAATTTATGAAGCATAAAGTTCCTTGATACCGTTCTTAGTAAAATTATAGGTCTTTTCCGGCTCCCTGTGAAATTGGCAATAATTATTGATTGCATAGACTTTTTCTATATAGAGGCCAGAACAGGTCAGGCCAGGGTTAAATATAGGTACCACAACCTGCTTGCAGGAGGAATATATTGTTTGCATAGCCAATTAATAGTTAACTCACTCTTTGCAGCAAACTAAGTAAAGTCAGGTAGATATGATGGATACTGATCTGTGGGGCTTAAACAAGACATTTTTAGCCAATAAACACCGGCAGCTGATTAAAGAGGCTGTCAGACGCGAGTTTGCCTTTGAAGCAATATTTGGTAATGCCGAAACTGATATGGCTGAGTTTCTGTCTGTTTTTAATATCCAGCTGCTCCCGACCGTGGCCATTGTGATTCAGGCCGATAATGCCGGCACCGCCTGTTTTGACCACACAATTATTCAGCGGCAGCAGAAAGATATTTATAGCCGGGTACTCGCTATGCTGCAACAGGATGTGGAAGGTATTGTTACCGTGGTTGGCCAGGACAATATCTTTGCGATTACTGTTGGCGAGCGGGACATTGCTTTGCTGTTGCCTGTTGATATAAAGAGAAGCCAGGCGGAGGCCGGGATTGCGGCGAAGAGATATGGCCGGCATATCAAAGCCCATTTATCAAAAAAGATGAATTATAGTATCAGTTTAGGCATCGGCCAGGGGTACGAATTTAAAAATATCCGGCAATCCTATTTTGAAGCCTGCGCCGCCTTAAAATATAAGTTTTATCAGGGCGATGGCACTGTCATCCATTATAGTGAGGTTTCCTGGGGCGACAGGGCCAGTCAGCAAATATTCATTGATTACGAGACCAAGCTGCTGTCAATTGTCCGCAAGGGCGAGTGGCAGCATGCGGCGGTTGTGGTCGCGCACATGCTTGACACAATTGGCAACACCATGCGTGTACATCCTGATGTACTCAAGGTACGGGTACTGGAGCTGTTGACTGTCATATCCCGCGGCATTATGGATCTGGGGGGGGACCCGGATACCTTACTGGATATCAAGATCCGGTCAGGCGATGAGATCGGCAGGGTAACCACCCTGAACGAGATGAAAGCCTGGCTGCCGGCGCTGATCATCGAGATGTGCGCATTATTTAAGGAAAAGCAACAAGCGGCTATTGTCCGGGCGGTTACTAATGCCAAGCAGTTTATTGCTGAAAACTATCAGCGGGACATATCGCTGGAGGACCTGGCCAAGCGGGAGTATCTGAGCCTGTCATACTTTAGCAGGGCTTTTAGCGAGGTGGTGGGGACGAGTTTTACCGACTATCTGAAGGCGGTGCGGGTAACCCACGCGCAGACCTTACTGTTAACCACCGATAAGGGGGTAGCCGAGATCGCCGCCAGAGTCGGGTATCAGGACCCCAACTACTTCAGCCGGGTATTTAAAAAGGCCACAGGCAAAAGCCCGCAGCGGTACCGGCTGGGCGAATAAATGCAGGTCGTGTTTTCTTTGCCTGATCAGAAGATATGTCGGTTTCTGATCATAAGTAAGAATGACTATACCCTAAAGGGCACAGGTGGCTTCTGCCGGCGTCCTAAGGACTTGGCACAAGCCAAGTCCTTTCTTTATTTCGTCAAAACTGTGCTAATTGTGACATAATTCTGCAGAGGTTTTTTGCAAAGTATGCTAAATAATACATATTAATCTAATATTAAAGGAGGGAATTGCATGACCCAGAAACGTATGTTTACTCTGCTGGCACTCTTTGTTACAATGGCCCTGCTGGTAACCGGCTGTGGCGGCACACAAAGTGCTCAGTCCGACAACAAGGGGCCGGTAAAAATTGGTTTCTTTGCCCCGGTAACCGGGCCGGCGGCAGCTGACGGGGAAAGCGTACTGAATGCAGCGAAGCTGGCGGTGGAGACAATTAACAATGACGGCGGTATTAACGGCCGCAAGGTAGAACTTGTTAATTATGATGATGCTCTAGACAGCAAGCAGGCAGTAAGCATTGCGCAAAAGCTAACCACCAAAGACGGTGTTGTAGCCGTTGTCAGCGGCTCCTACAGCGGTACTACCCGCGCCTCGGCCAAGATTTACCAGGATGCCAAAATTCCTATGATTTCCGCCTATGCGCTTCATCCTGACATTACGAAAACCGGCAACTATATGTTCCGTCAGTCCTTTGTCGGCCCTGTTCAGGGCAAAGCCGGCGCCAAAGTGGCGGTTGACATGCTCAACGCCAAGAAAATATCAATTCTCCAGGTGGATATTGATTTCGGCAAGACCTTAGCTGCCGGTTTCACAGAAAAAGCGCAGCAGCTGGGAGCAGAAATCATATCTGTTGATTCTTTCTCCACCGGTGAAAAGGAGTTTACGCCGGTTCTGACTAAAATCAAACAACTTAACCCTGATCTCATTTATATTCCCGGCTACGCCGCCGAATGCTCGCAGATTGTCCGCCAGGCCAAAGAACTGGGGATTACGGCCAAAATACTGGGCACAGAAGGGGCTGACTCAACGGTACAGTTTCTTGGCGTTGCCAAGGACGCCGCTAATGGTGTCATTATTACCACCAATATGAACCGTGACAGTGACCGCAAGCTTGTACAGGACTTTATTAAAGATTACAACCAAAAATACGGCTATAAACCGGATATGGTGGCTGCATCAACCTATGATGCCTTCATGGTGCTGGCGAATGTAATGAAAACCAAAGGCACAGAGCCTGATACAATTCGTCAGGGTCTGACAGAGGTAAAAGATTATGAGGCTGTAACCGGACTGATTAAAGGCTACAATCAGCTTGGTGAGGTTAAAAAGTCCGTC contains:
- a CDS encoding (Fe-S)-binding protein, with protein sequence MKASIFITCICDSMYPQVGDSMVRVLEKLGVTLDFPPEQTCCGQPALSSGYWEDAKPVAETMLTAFKNSEYVVAPAGSCITAIKEYYPALFEQNPDQYRQAKELIGKIYEFSEFVVKILKKEDVGASFPHRVTYHSSCHARRFLNTDEYILALLKNVREIDYVPLPHEEACCGFGGTFAVKLPEISEAMVDEKVRNIFETKADVLIGTDLSCLMNITGRLRKQKSNIRVMHMAELLDEGMRT
- a CDS encoding ABC transporter substrate-binding protein: MTQKRMFTLLALFVTMALLVTGCGGTQSAQSDNKGPVKIGFFAPVTGPAAADGESVLNAAKLAVETINNDGGINGRKVELVNYDDALDSKQAVSIAQKLTTKDGVVAVVSGSYSGTTRASAKIYQDAKIPMISAYALHPDITKTGNYMFRQSFVGPVQGKAGAKVAVDMLNAKKISILQVDIDFGKTLAAGFTEKAQQLGAEIISVDSFSTGEKEFTPVLTKIKQLNPDLIYIPGYAAECSQIVRQAKELGITAKILGTEGADSTVQFLGVAKDAANGVIITTNMNRDSDRKLVQDFIKDYNQKYGYKPDMVAASTYDAFMVLANVMKTKGTEPDTIRQGLTEVKDYEAVTGLIKGYNQLGEVKKSVQVQIVKDAEFHYFGEISDDDIITPPSE
- a CDS encoding LysR family transcriptional regulator is translated as MDIQLFRTFLLVAKLNNITQAAEQLNFTQPTVTAQIQTLEEHFGAALFERIGKKLYITAAGRELIIHAGRLLTAYNDMNTGMQRFSAAANPINLGASTTAASYILSPILLDFQERCPAGSILVDICTNLPMTVKGLLDNTFDLAIVHDNISHNQILQFNLSKEKLVWVAKRDLFVTHHHCHDISHYPFINFRPGCVYRSKYEEVVQEQDVHSLIEYSDAEAIKRAVLDGLGASILPHVLVEAYLEDGTLVELTGKPQLTFIISVAFHKNKVLTSALRSLLLLFAEHATIRSDLYCYLNTKP
- a CDS encoding LutC/YkgG family protein — translated: MTVIHGDLSRETQFLQTVAKALGRDKALSVAPTRQEAGPPAFWREQQFENTQPLALFKTNLEALTGKVVIVRDGSEATNQIKLWLKVLNAKSAILWDHPTLRKYIEPAQLGVKAVFWNNERSREELIEIAEQSDVGITWVDYAIGYTGTVALFNGAATGRSVSLLPPTHIAVMRQADIVPTMSTVMRELLARCGQGNLPSAIDFITGPSRTSDIEMDLSIGVHGPVRIWAVVIED
- a CDS encoding LutB/LldF family L-lactate oxidation iron-sulfur protein, producing the protein MSERPALQLRDRAVKALKDDQMRQAVRNAVDRLSGNKEKAARELPHWEQWREQTRLIRQHTIDNLDYYLKMLTDNVRKAGGQVHFALTAEAARGIITGLCQQYEAKLVVKSKSMVTEEIHLNPALEKAGMEVVESDLAEYILQLAGETPSHIIVPAIHKNRYQIADLFSQVAGEKVESDTPALTRFARQTLREKFMEADIGITGCNFAVAETGSVTLVTNEGNARLSTALPRVVISVMGMERLVPAFEDLETVLSMLPRSATGQKLTSYISVINGPRQAADIDGCEKFHLVIVDNGRSRILADEEYRQSLNCIRCGACFNVCPVYRQIGGHAYGSVYGGPIGSVITPLLENDFAFWGELPYASTLCAACTSTCPAKIPLQELLLKLRAHRVSAGYTNTFEKIAFGLWKRFFKLPGTYKFAMKAASLGQKPLVKNGYITARIPLLANWTNSRYLPAAADETFRDRWKKRKKQVSP
- a CDS encoding helix-turn-helix transcriptional regulator, translated to MMDTDLWGLNKTFLANKHRQLIKEAVRREFAFEAIFGNAETDMAEFLSVFNIQLLPTVAIVIQADNAGTACFDHTIIQRQQKDIYSRVLAMLQQDVEGIVTVVGQDNIFAITVGERDIALLLPVDIKRSQAEAGIAAKRYGRHIKAHLSKKMNYSISLGIGQGYEFKNIRQSYFEACAALKYKFYQGDGTVIHYSEVSWGDRASQQIFIDYETKLLSIVRKGEWQHAAVVVAHMLDTIGNTMRVHPDVLKVRVLELLTVISRGIMDLGGDPDTLLDIKIRSGDEIGRVTTLNEMKAWLPALIIEMCALFKEKQQAAIVRAVTNAKQFIAENYQRDISLEDLAKREYLSLSYFSRAFSEVVGTSFTDYLKAVRVTHAQTLLLTTDKGVAEIAARVGYQDPNYFSRVFKKATGKSPQRYRLGE